Proteins from one Streptomyces sp. NBC_00289 genomic window:
- a CDS encoding ferritin-like domain-containing protein, whose amino-acid sequence MPTYDLYATEPGDSPWQVPATGDARFNWEYDDGRDRLLALYQKGKDKQWDGQKRIDWDLEVDPYDPLGTPDEAMSLYGTKHWAKFTDRDKAELRRHYASWQFSQFLHGEQGAMICAARIVESVPDLDAKFYSATQTMDEARHAEIYGRFLHEKIGMLYPINDNLQSLLGDTLRDSRWDMPYLGMQVLIEGLALAAFGMIRDTTDKPLPKQILAYVMQDEARHVAFGRMALRDYYKQLSDAELREREEFVIEGCYLMRDRLRGVEVLRNFGIPAAEADEYSEQSEFLALFRKLLFSRIVPCVKDIGLWGKRLQQAYVDMGVLELGDSSLDLLMAQDEEIAEKLDAERFAAEEQERVAEVEGAIEAGGIAS is encoded by the coding sequence ATGCCGACTTACGACCTGTACGCCACGGAACCGGGAGACTCCCCCTGGCAGGTGCCGGCGACCGGCGACGCCCGCTTCAACTGGGAGTACGACGACGGCCGCGACCGCCTCCTCGCCCTCTACCAGAAGGGCAAGGACAAGCAGTGGGACGGCCAGAAACGCATCGACTGGGACCTGGAGGTCGACCCCTACGACCCCCTCGGCACGCCCGACGAGGCGATGTCCCTCTACGGCACGAAACACTGGGCGAAGTTCACCGACCGGGACAAGGCCGAACTGCGCAGGCACTACGCCTCCTGGCAGTTCAGCCAGTTCCTGCACGGCGAGCAGGGCGCGATGATCTGCGCCGCCCGGATCGTCGAGTCGGTCCCTGACCTGGACGCGAAGTTCTACTCGGCGACCCAGACGATGGACGAGGCCAGGCACGCCGAGATCTACGGCCGCTTCCTGCACGAGAAGATCGGGATGCTCTACCCGATCAACGACAACCTCCAGTCGCTGCTGGGCGACACCCTGCGCGACTCCCGCTGGGACATGCCCTACCTCGGGATGCAGGTTCTGATCGAGGGTCTGGCGCTCGCCGCCTTCGGCATGATCCGCGACACCACCGACAAGCCCCTCCCGAAGCAGATCCTCGCCTACGTCATGCAGGACGAGGCCCGTCACGTGGCCTTCGGCCGCATGGCGCTCAGGGACTACTACAAGCAGCTGAGCGACGCCGAACTGCGCGAGCGCGAGGAGTTCGTCATCGAGGGCTGCTACCTGATGCGCGACCGGCTGCGCGGCGTCGAGGTGCTGCGCAACTTCGGCATCCCGGCCGCGGAGGCCGACGAGTACAGCGAGCAGTCCGAGTTCCTCGCCCTCTTCCGCAAGCTGCTGTTCTCCCGCATCGTCCCCTGTGTCAAGGACATCGGCCTGTGGGGCAAGCGACTCCAGCAGGCCTACGTCGACATGGGCGTCCTCGAACTGGGCGACTCCAGCCTCGACCTGCTGATGGCGCAGGACGAGGAGATCGCCGAGAAGCTCGACGCGGAACGGTTCGCGGCGGAAGAACAGGAGCGCGTGGCGGAGGTCGAGGGCGCGATCGAAGCGGGCGGAATCGCCTCCTGA
- a CDS encoding roadblock/LC7 domain-containing protein codes for MTAPSTFGLSSEARNLHWLLTNLVEEVPGIQSVAVVSSDGLLLLSSDPGRNAGAREALEVRPTGPRGSSADLATIVSGIGSLTIGAARLMESGPVKHTMVAMDEGSLFVMSISDGSLLGVHGAADCDMSVVAYHMALFVGRAGHVMTPELRSELRQSLEAESTGSAR; via the coding sequence TTGACCGCGCCCAGTACCTTCGGACTGAGCAGTGAAGCCCGCAATCTGCACTGGCTGCTGACCAATCTCGTCGAGGAGGTGCCGGGCATCCAGTCCGTCGCGGTGGTCTCCTCCGACGGTCTGCTCCTGCTCTCCTCCGACCCCGGCCGCAACGCCGGGGCACGGGAGGCGCTCGAGGTGCGGCCCACCGGCCCCCGCGGCTCCTCCGCCGACCTCGCCACCATCGTCTCCGGCATCGGCAGCCTCACCATCGGCGCCGCCCGGCTGATGGAGTCCGGCCCGGTGAAGCACACGATGGTCGCGATGGACGAGGGCAGCCTCTTCGTGATGTCGATCAGCGACGGCTCACTGCTCGGCGTGCACGGCGCCGCGGACTGCGACATGAGCGTGGTGGCCTACCACATGGCGCTCTTCGTGGGCCGCGCCGGTCACGTCATGACGCCCGAACTCCGCAGTGAGCTACGACAGTCCCTCGAGGCCGAGTCGACGGGGAGTGCCCGATGA
- a CDS encoding MarR family winged helix-turn-helix transcriptional regulator — MHEDANGDGRRVEPGESPNGVDQLDVNRIAMPPVDPEYLSLERELTVLLRRARANQGEMAREVHPDLESAAYGLLVRLDECGRQRATELAAYIGVGKATMSRQLRALEDLGLVAREPDPADGRAWLVHLTQEGRTRVGKVREARRARYVSQLSHWDRQEVAELARLLQQLNQGMEK, encoded by the coding sequence GTGCACGAAGACGCGAACGGTGACGGACGCCGGGTCGAACCCGGTGAGTCACCGAATGGTGTGGACCAGCTGGACGTCAACCGGATCGCCATGCCCCCGGTGGACCCCGAGTACCTCTCCCTGGAACGTGAGTTGACGGTGCTGCTGCGGCGCGCCCGCGCCAACCAGGGCGAGATGGCCCGCGAGGTCCACCCGGATCTGGAGTCGGCGGCCTACGGACTCCTCGTCCGCCTGGACGAGTGCGGCCGCCAGCGCGCCACCGAACTCGCCGCGTACATCGGCGTCGGCAAGGCCACCATGTCCCGCCAGCTGCGCGCCCTGGAGGACCTCGGCCTGGTCGCCCGCGAACCGGACCCGGCGGACGGCCGCGCCTGGCTCGTCCACCTCACCCAGGAGGGCCGCACCCGCGTCGGCAAGGTCCGCGAGGCCCGCCGGGCACGCTACGTCAGCCAGCTGTCCCACTGGGACCGGCAGGAGGTCGCTGAACTGGCGCGACTGCTGCAGCAGTTGAACCAGGGAATGGAGAAATAG
- a CDS encoding styrene monooxygenase/indole monooxygenase family protein: MRKILVVGAGQSGLQLALGLQSHGYEVTLMSNRTADEIRSGRVMSTQCMFHTALQHERDLTLNFWESQAPKIEGLGVSVAAPGSHDPGPTQRAIDWVGRLDGYAQSVDQRVKMAGWMETFAQRGGQLVIHGAAVGDLDYFSRTYDLVLVSAGKGELVSMFGRDASRSPYGEPQRALAVSYVHGLGPRPEHPEYDAVRCNLVPGVGELFVMPTFTTSGRADILFWEGIPGGPLDVFKGVKDPAEHLSLTLELMKKFVPWEYARATKVELTDAGGTLAGRYAPTVRNPIGRLPGGGLVLGVADVVVANDPITGQGSNSAAKCAAAYLASILEHGEKEFDGTWMQATFDRYWDTAQHVTKWTNAMLAPPPEHILNLIGAAGQLQPVANRFANGFNDPADFENFFYEPEKTDAYLASVAAG, encoded by the coding sequence ATGCGGAAGATACTCGTCGTCGGAGCCGGCCAGTCCGGCCTCCAGCTCGCCCTCGGACTCCAGTCGCACGGCTACGAGGTCACCCTGATGTCGAACCGGACGGCGGACGAGATCCGCTCCGGCCGGGTCATGTCGACGCAGTGCATGTTCCACACGGCGCTGCAGCACGAACGTGATCTCACGCTGAACTTCTGGGAGTCCCAGGCCCCGAAGATCGAGGGGCTCGGCGTCTCCGTGGCCGCCCCCGGTTCGCACGACCCGGGTCCGACGCAGCGCGCGATCGACTGGGTGGGCAGGCTCGACGGGTACGCGCAGTCGGTCGACCAGCGGGTGAAGATGGCCGGCTGGATGGAGACCTTCGCGCAGCGCGGCGGCCAACTGGTCATCCACGGCGCGGCGGTCGGCGACCTCGACTACTTCTCCCGTACGTACGACCTGGTCCTGGTGTCGGCGGGCAAGGGCGAGCTGGTGTCGATGTTCGGCCGGGACGCCTCGCGTTCGCCGTACGGCGAGCCGCAGCGCGCGCTGGCCGTCTCCTACGTCCACGGTCTGGGCCCGCGTCCCGAGCACCCGGAGTACGACGCGGTCCGCTGCAACCTGGTGCCCGGCGTCGGCGAGCTGTTCGTCATGCCGACGTTCACCACCTCCGGCCGCGCGGACATCCTGTTCTGGGAGGGCATACCCGGCGGCCCGCTCGACGTCTTCAAGGGCGTCAAGGACCCGGCGGAGCACCTCTCCCTGACCCTGGAACTCATGAAGAAGTTCGTCCCCTGGGAGTACGCGCGCGCCACCAAGGTCGAACTGACCGACGCGGGCGGCACGTTGGCGGGACGGTACGCGCCCACGGTCCGCAACCCGATCGGCCGGCTGCCCGGCGGCGGTCTGGTGCTCGGTGTCGCGGACGTCGTCGTCGCGAACGACCCGATCACCGGGCAGGGCTCCAACTCCGCGGCCAAGTGCGCGGCCGCCTACCTCGCCTCGATCCTGGAGCACGGCGAGAAGGAGTTCGACGGGACCTGGATGCAGGCCACCTTCGACCGCTACTGGGACACCGCCCAGCACGTCACCAAGTGGACCAACGCGATGCTCGCTCCGCCGCCGGAGCACATCCTGAACCTCATCGGCGCGGCCGGCCAGCTCCAGCCGGTGGCTAATCGTTTCGCCAACGGGTTCAACGATCCCGCGGACTTCGAGAACTTCTTCTACGAGCCCGAGAAGACGGACGCCTACCTGGCCTCGGTGGCCGCGGGCTGA
- a CDS encoding nitrate- and nitrite sensing domain-containing protein — MRAPVQKTRPRRTGRQTASEGGAERTPGAASTPGAAGSPSAPVGKGRPTHVRTRLILAVAVVAVVAAAIAGAGAPSLIDASGQLNDSQDLVTLAEQTQDALSLAHSLADERDEVTSYIAAGRAKSKAPSEQRGARVDRQVEELRTDTDTPASLRSDLDNIATVRRAALTGKSSALEAHQAYSAAITELHGLAEQLAQRTPPRAGSGAYALAELDSAVQQAAAARGLLLAALNVPRRTQTVIDPATGLPTTTTDSSEADAKQRDALTAAAQQARLRSDAALADFHDTASQAARTSYDSAVTGPEVNSAEKYLASFTDQPTLSDGELGTSTKKADAALSARVDLMRGAESALFDRRTKELAQLRDDDVTALEIRIAVLGALVLLAVGIATAMARTLTRPLSVLRRGSARLAQAPDPTAEEAVAFTGRNDEFAQVVRSVNALHAHAAALHDRVATLEADRKHLVGQRQKMADAREELRAELADSGAQLERLRTSIGGTFVNLALRTLGLVERQLAVIEGLEEREQDPDRLATLFKLDHFATVMRRHSENLLVLSGTEHVQQHAGPVPLVDVVRAAVSEIERYERVRIAALPPHAHLAGFAADDLSHLLAELLENATSFSPPDLPVEVSGWLLENGEVMLSVQDEGIGMAEARMSTLNSRLGEFDPEAPYDQEGEGGLGLGLYVVARLAHRHGVRVQLREQKQGGIAAVVVLPKSLLAAAPTAAVPAASPTTGGTHTFSLPGADAEANSNVISARSAGDDTLVALAEKAVRTAEAAEESPQAAEQTPEPAEESPEPAEQTPEPAEESPEPATTPAETPVGTRVQTPAVTRARTPAESPAETTMELLLPAPETAAGPDGTDGPDRTDPTGPTDLAEDAEDEGEHEHERRHEQEADAEAVEHRRVPDAPEEPVTDKGLPKRTPKITEQATAPRRRTGSVDAEALRRRLGGFRRGADAGYRDVQAEIAEHPDRTGASAAGAAGPAAPAGPAQSAEVTGGTAEEASS, encoded by the coding sequence ATGCGAGCACCGGTGCAGAAGACGCGGCCTCGTCGCACAGGCAGGCAGACGGCCTCCGAGGGCGGCGCTGAGCGCACCCCCGGCGCCGCAAGCACCCCCGGCGCCGCCGGCAGCCCGAGCGCGCCGGTCGGCAAGGGTCGCCCCACCCACGTACGCACCCGGCTCATCCTCGCCGTGGCCGTCGTGGCCGTCGTGGCCGCGGCCATCGCAGGCGCCGGCGCCCCGTCCCTCATCGATGCCTCGGGGCAACTGAACGACTCCCAGGACCTGGTGACGCTCGCCGAGCAGACCCAGGACGCCCTCTCGCTCGCCCACTCGCTGGCCGACGAGCGCGACGAGGTCACCTCGTACATCGCGGCCGGCCGCGCCAAGTCCAAGGCGCCCTCGGAGCAGCGCGGTGCCCGTGTCGACCGGCAGGTCGAGGAACTGCGCACCGACACCGACACACCCGCCTCGCTGCGCTCCGACCTCGACAACATCGCGACCGTGCGCCGGGCGGCGCTCACCGGCAAGAGCAGCGCCCTCGAAGCACACCAGGCCTACTCCGCCGCCATCACCGAACTGCACGGGCTCGCCGAACAACTGGCCCAGCGGACGCCGCCGCGGGCCGGCTCCGGCGCCTACGCGCTGGCCGAGCTGGACTCCGCCGTCCAGCAGGCGGCCGCGGCCCGAGGGCTGCTCCTCGCGGCCCTCAACGTGCCGCGGCGCACGCAGACCGTGATCGACCCCGCGACCGGTCTGCCCACCACCACGACCGACTCCTCGGAGGCCGACGCCAAGCAGCGCGACGCCCTCACGGCCGCCGCCCAGCAGGCCCGCCTCCGTTCCGACGCGGCCCTCGCCGACTTCCACGACACCGCGTCCCAGGCCGCCCGCACCTCGTACGACTCCGCGGTCACCGGACCCGAGGTCAACTCCGCCGAGAAGTACCTGGCCTCGTTCACCGACCAGCCGACCCTCTCGGACGGCGAACTCGGCACCAGCACCAAGAAGGCCGACGCCGCCCTCTCCGCCCGCGTCGACCTGATGCGCGGTGCGGAGTCCGCGCTCTTCGACCGCCGCACCAAGGAACTCGCCCAGCTGCGCGACGACGACGTCACGGCGCTGGAGATCCGGATCGCCGTCCTCGGCGCCCTGGTGCTGCTCGCCGTCGGCATCGCCACGGCCATGGCCCGCACGCTCACGCGCCCGCTGTCCGTCCTGCGCCGCGGCTCGGCCCGGCTCGCGCAGGCGCCGGACCCGACCGCCGAGGAAGCCGTCGCCTTCACTGGGCGCAACGACGAGTTCGCCCAGGTCGTACGGTCCGTCAACGCCCTGCACGCACACGCCGCCGCCCTGCACGACCGCGTCGCCACGCTGGAGGCCGACCGCAAGCACCTGGTCGGCCAGCGGCAGAAGATGGCCGACGCCCGTGAGGAACTGCGCGCGGAACTCGCCGACTCGGGCGCCCAGCTGGAGCGACTGCGCACCAGCATCGGCGGCACCTTCGTCAACCTGGCGCTGCGCACCCTGGGTCTCGTCGAGCGGCAGCTCGCCGTCATCGAGGGACTGGAGGAGCGCGAGCAGGACCCGGACCGGCTGGCCACGCTCTTCAAGCTGGACCACTTCGCCACCGTCATGCGCCGGCACAGCGAGAACCTCCTCGTCCTGTCCGGAACCGAGCACGTCCAGCAGCACGCCGGTCCGGTCCCGCTCGTCGACGTCGTACGGGCCGCGGTCAGCGAGATCGAGCGGTACGAGCGGGTCCGCATCGCCGCGTTGCCACCGCACGCGCACCTCGCCGGATTCGCCGCGGACGACCTGAGCCATCTGCTGGCCGAACTCCTGGAGAACGCCACCTCGTTCTCCCCACCCGACCTGCCCGTCGAGGTCTCCGGCTGGCTCCTGGAGAACGGCGAGGTCATGCTCTCCGTCCAGGACGAGGGCATCGGCATGGCCGAAGCGCGGATGAGCACCCTCAACTCCCGGCTCGGCGAGTTCGACCCGGAGGCGCCCTACGACCAGGAGGGCGAGGGAGGGCTCGGGCTCGGCCTGTACGTGGTGGCCCGGCTCGCCCACCGGCACGGCGTCCGCGTGCAGTTGCGCGAGCAGAAGCAGGGCGGGATCGCCGCCGTCGTCGTCCTGCCCAAGTCGCTGCTGGCGGCCGCCCCCACCGCCGCCGTCCCGGCCGCCTCGCCCACGACGGGCGGCACGCACACGTTCTCCCTGCCGGGGGCCGACGCGGAGGCCAACTCCAATGTGATCAGCGCCCGTTCGGCGGGCGACGACACGCTGGTCGCGCTCGCGGAGAAGGCCGTACGCACGGCGGAAGCCGCCGAGGAGAGCCCGCAGGCCGCCGAGCAGACCCCGGAACCCGCCGAGGAGAGCCCGGAACCCGCCGAGCAGACCCCGGAACCCGCCGAGGAGAGCCCGGAACCCGCCACGACGCCGGCCGAGACCCCGGTCGGGACCCGGGTCCAGACCCCGGCCGTGACCCGGGCCAGGACTCCGGCCGAATCCCCGGCCGAGACCACCATGGAACTCCTGCTCCCGGCGCCGGAGACGGCAGCAGGCCCGGACGGCACGGACGGCCCGGACAGGACCGACCCGACCGGACCCACCGACCTCGCCGAAGACGCCGAGGACGAGGGCGAGCACGAGCACGAACGGCGGCACGAGCAAGAGGCCGACGCGGAGGCGGTGGAGCACCGGCGCGTCCCCGACGCGCCGGAGGAACCCGTCACCGACAAGGGACTCCCCAAGCGCACCCCGAAGATCACCGAACAGGCGACGGCCCCGCGCAGGCGGACCGGTTCCGTCGATGCCGAGGCGCTGCGCCGCCGCCTGGGCGGCTTCCGCCGGGGGGCGGACGCCGGGTACCGCGACGTACAGGCGGAGATCGCCGAACACCCGGACCGCACGGGGGCGTCGGCCGCGGGAGCAGCAGGGCCCGCGGCACCAGCAGGACCCGCACAATCCGCAGAAGTCACGGGGGGCACAGCCGAGGAGGCAAGCAGTTGA
- a CDS encoding diiron oxygenase, which translates to MTTTLTDAEALDGLRDALGLLKDREQVAERLLVSSAKHSFDPDTELDWDAPFEEGKWFWPPELVSLYDTPLWKRMSEEQRILLSQHEAAALASLGIWFELILMQLLVRHIYDKAATSAHVRYALTEIEDECRHSKMFARLISHGDTPWYPVSRAHLNLGRLFKTISTTPGSFTATLLGEEVLDWMQRLTFPDERVQTLVRGVTRIHVVEEARHVRYAREELRRQMVTAPRWSQEFTRVTSGEFARVFSVAFVNPEVYTNVGLDRREAVAQVRASGHRREVMQTGARKLTDFLDDIGVLRGVGRRLWKSSGLLA; encoded by the coding sequence ATGACCACGACCCTCACAGACGCCGAAGCGCTCGACGGGCTGCGTGACGCGCTCGGTCTGCTCAAGGACCGCGAACAGGTGGCCGAACGGCTGCTCGTCTCCTCCGCCAAGCACTCCTTCGACCCCGACACGGAACTCGACTGGGACGCGCCCTTCGAGGAGGGCAAGTGGTTCTGGCCGCCGGAGCTCGTGTCGCTGTACGACACCCCGCTGTGGAAGCGGATGAGCGAGGAGCAGAGGATCCTGCTGTCGCAGCACGAGGCCGCCGCGCTCGCCTCGCTCGGCATCTGGTTCGAACTGATCCTGATGCAGCTGCTGGTCCGGCACATCTACGACAAGGCGGCGACGAGCGCGCACGTGCGCTACGCGCTGACCGAGATCGAGGACGAGTGCCGGCACTCGAAGATGTTCGCCCGGCTGATCTCGCACGGGGACACGCCGTGGTACCCGGTGAGCCGCGCGCACCTGAACCTGGGGCGGCTGTTCAAGACCATCTCCACGACCCCGGGGTCCTTCACGGCGACCCTGCTGGGCGAGGAGGTCCTCGACTGGATGCAGCGGCTGACCTTCCCGGACGAGCGGGTGCAGACCCTGGTCCGGGGTGTGACGCGGATCCACGTGGTCGAGGAGGCGCGGCACGTGCGGTACGCCCGCGAGGAGCTGCGGCGGCAGATGGTGACGGCTCCGCGGTGGTCGCAGGAGTTCACCCGGGTGACGTCCGGGGAGTTCGCCCGGGTGTTCTCCGTGGCGTTCGTCAACCCCGAGGTCTACACGAACGTCGGCCTGGACCGGCGGGAGGCCGTGGCGCAGGTGCGGGCCAGCGGACACCGGCGCGAGGTCATGCAGACGGGGGCGAGGAAACTGACCGACTTCCTGGACGACATCGGGGTGTTGCGGGGAGTGGGGCGGCGGCTCTGGAAGTCGTCCGGGCTGCTGGCGTAG
- a CDS encoding ATP/GTP-binding protein codes for MDSVVSDAAAYGVSPLLDEEEPPRSWQTDRTRAPVATKIVVAGGFGVGKTTLVTAVSEITPLQTEALMTEASEDTDDLTATPQKLTTTVAMDFGRLTLDDDLVLYLFGTPGQQRFWFMWDDLVRGAIGAVVLADTRRLKDCFPALDYFESCGLPYVVAVNHFDGSERFEPADVREALTIPAHIPVMIMDARRRISVIETLLALVGHALDATPE; via the coding sequence GTGGACTCCGTCGTCTCTGACGCCGCCGCCTACGGCGTCTCCCCGCTCCTCGACGAAGAGGAGCCCCCGAGGTCCTGGCAGACGGACCGCACCCGCGCGCCGGTCGCCACGAAGATCGTGGTCGCGGGCGGGTTCGGGGTCGGCAAGACCACGCTCGTCACCGCCGTCTCGGAGATCACGCCCCTGCAGACCGAGGCGCTGATGACCGAGGCGAGCGAGGACACCGACGACCTCACCGCCACACCGCAGAAGCTGACCACCACGGTGGCCATGGACTTCGGCCGCCTCACGCTCGACGACGACCTGGTGCTCTACCTGTTCGGCACGCCGGGCCAGCAGCGGTTCTGGTTCATGTGGGACGACCTGGTACGCGGCGCGATCGGCGCCGTCGTGCTGGCCGACACGCGCCGCCTCAAGGACTGTTTCCCCGCGCTCGACTACTTCGAGAGCTGCGGGCTGCCGTACGTCGTCGCGGTCAACCACTTCGACGGCAGTGAGCGGTTCGAGCCGGCGGATGTGCGGGAGGCGTTGACGATCCCCGCGCACATACCTGTAATGATCATGGACGCGCGCCGTCGGATCTCGGTGATCGAGACCCTCCTGGCCCTGGTGGGCCACGCGCTCGACGCAACCCCCGAGTAG
- a CDS encoding NlpC/P60 family protein: MSGRFLRLVCTAAVAAGTVLAPLPAAAAPGPGEPSTAAPEPGESPTTAPEPGEPSTAALLTDLQRLYREAERATEAYNASEEKLTKQRAEADRLERELSRARLSLRDSRGAAGRLVRQQYQTSTALSPYVRLLLARDPQHALDEGHVIGQLARERADTVGRLTGNERKADGLARRARKALDDRLTLAERTKKERDAVRARLADVEELLASLSAEQLAALAEFEEKGIDRAQQDLVASGALSGATADDGVGDESDGKAGGTPKPSREGDRAVRYAMRQLGKPYQWGAEGPKSYDCSGLTSQAWDHAGKSVPRTSQEQWARLKRIPLSELRPGDLVVYFPEATHVALYVGGGKVVQAPRPGARVKVSPIAANPILGAVRPDPHAAPLRHYTPPKLRNRNRNLNRNLDLTGTAHAPHSARQAP, encoded by the coding sequence GTGTCAGGAAGGTTCCTGCGTCTGGTCTGTACGGCGGCGGTGGCGGCCGGCACCGTTCTCGCACCGCTGCCGGCGGCGGCCGCACCCGGGCCAGGGGAACCGTCCACGGCCGCACCCGAACCCGGGGAATCCCCCACGACCGCACCCGAACCCGGGGAACCCTCCACGGCCGCGCTGCTGACGGACCTCCAGCGCCTGTACCGGGAGGCCGAGCGGGCCACCGAGGCGTACAACGCCTCCGAGGAGAAGCTGACGAAGCAGCGCGCGGAGGCCGACCGGCTGGAGCGTGAGCTCTCCCGCGCTCGACTCTCCCTGCGCGACAGCCGCGGGGCTGCGGGCAGGCTGGTCCGGCAGCAGTACCAGACCAGCACCGCCCTCTCCCCGTACGTACGGCTGCTGCTCGCCCGCGATCCGCAGCACGCGCTCGACGAGGGCCATGTGATCGGGCAGCTCGCGCGGGAACGGGCCGACACGGTGGGCCGGCTGACCGGGAACGAGCGGAAGGCCGACGGCCTGGCGCGCCGGGCGCGCAAGGCCCTGGACGACCGGCTCACCCTCGCCGAACGGACGAAGAAGGAGCGCGACGCCGTACGCGCGCGGCTCGCGGACGTCGAGGAACTGCTCGCCTCGCTGAGCGCCGAACAGTTGGCGGCGCTGGCGGAGTTCGAGGAGAAGGGGATCGACCGGGCCCAGCAGGATCTCGTCGCCTCCGGCGCGCTGAGCGGCGCGACGGCTGACGACGGTGTCGGAGACGAGAGTGACGGCAAGGCGGGCGGGACGCCGAAGCCGTCGCGGGAGGGCGACCGGGCCGTCCGGTACGCGATGCGGCAGCTCGGGAAGCCGTACCAGTGGGGTGCGGAGGGGCCGAAGTCGTACGACTGCTCCGGGCTGACCTCGCAGGCCTGGGACCACGCGGGGAAATCCGTCCCGCGCACCAGCCAGGAGCAGTGGGCGCGGCTCAAGCGGATTCCGCTGAGCGAACTGCGCCCGGGCGACCTGGTCGTCTACTTCCCCGAGGCCACCCACGTCGCCCTCTACGTCGGCGGCGGGAAGGTCGTGCAGGCACCGCGTCCCGGTGCGCGGGTCAAGGTCTCCCCGATCGCCGCCAACCCGATCCTGGGCGCCGTCCGCCCGGACCCGCACGCGGCACCCCTACGGCACTACACACCGCCGAAGCTCCGGAACCGGAACCGGAACCTGAACCGGAACCTGGACCTGACCGGCACGGCCCACGCGCCCCACTCGGCCCGCCAGGCCCCCTGA
- a CDS encoding TetR/AcrR family transcriptional regulator, producing MTPSAATPAYRRLSVEERRSQLLDAALSLFAHRVPEDVSLDDVAEAAGVSRPLVYRYFPGGKQQLYEAALRSAAEELRHCFDEPREGPLLPRLTRALDRYLAFVDQHDAGFSALLQGGSVVETSRTTAIVDGVRRAAAEHILSHLRVTEPGLLLRMTVRMWITAVEAASLIWLDEGKQPPVAELRDWLVEQFVAVLSVTAGRDPQTAALVEALAADG from the coding sequence ATGACCCCCTCCGCCGCCACCCCCGCGTACCGCCGCCTGAGCGTCGAGGAACGCCGGAGCCAGCTGCTCGACGCCGCGCTGTCCCTTTTCGCGCACCGGGTGCCGGAGGACGTGTCCCTGGACGACGTGGCGGAGGCGGCCGGGGTGTCGCGGCCGCTCGTGTACCGCTACTTCCCGGGCGGGAAGCAGCAGCTGTACGAGGCGGCGCTGCGGTCCGCCGCGGAGGAGCTGCGGCACTGCTTCGACGAGCCGCGCGAGGGCCCGCTGCTCCCCCGGCTGACCCGCGCCCTGGACCGCTACCTCGCCTTCGTCGACCAGCACGACGCCGGTTTCAGCGCGCTGCTCCAGGGCGGCAGCGTTGTGGAGACGTCCCGGACGACGGCCATCGTGGACGGCGTACGGCGGGCCGCGGCCGAGCACATCCTCAGCCATCTGCGGGTCACGGAGCCCGGCCTGCTGCTGCGGATGACCGTACGGATGTGGATCACGGCGGTCGAGGCCGCCTCGCTGATCTGGCTCGACGAGGGCAAGCAGCCGCCGGTGGCCGAGCTGCGGGACTGGCTGGTCGAGCAGTTCGTGGCCGTGCTGTCGGTGACCGCGGGGCGGGACCCGCAGACCGCGGCGCTGGTCGAGGCGCTCGCGGCGGATGGCTGA
- a CDS encoding DUF742 domain-containing protein: MSTSASMPARLPVRGGDRKPARVRPYSLTGGRTRFGHVLLVETFVASTAALEAGEERRELMNGSLSSRVMPEMRAIVELCRRMRTVAEIAALLKMPLGVVRVLLSDLADQGKIRVYGTGTGHGTGRPDRALLERVLSGLRRL, from the coding sequence ATGAGCACCAGTGCCAGCATGCCGGCCAGGCTTCCCGTACGCGGCGGCGACCGCAAGCCCGCCCGCGTACGCCCCTACTCGCTGACCGGCGGCCGTACCCGCTTCGGGCACGTCCTGCTCGTCGAGACGTTCGTCGCGAGCACCGCCGCGCTCGAAGCCGGCGAGGAGCGCAGGGAACTGATGAACGGTTCTCTCTCCAGCCGGGTCATGCCGGAGATGCGGGCCATCGTCGAGCTGTGCCGCCGTATGCGCACGGTGGCCGAGATCGCCGCGCTGCTGAAGATGCCGCTGGGTGTGGTCCGCGTGCTCCTGAGCGACCTCGCGGACCAGGGAAAGATTCGTGTGTACGGCACCGGGACCGGTCACGGTACGGGCCGTCCGGACCGCGCTCTGCTGGAAAGGGTGCTGAGTGGACTCCGTCGTCTCTGA